A genomic stretch from Polyangium spumosum includes:
- a CDS encoding RNA polymerase sigma factor, with amino-acid sequence MTPNIPGPKATPRTAAVSPEETASLRQIVVAVVACVLGERRDHPDVEDCTHEALSRALEGKSRLRDGEPLRPWVIGIARHVALDALRSRKRTRRVEARMESASASEDTTTAWLDLVPDPSPGPEERTASAERATRLERALGTLPEEQRRALVMFHVEGLGYQDICKRLGVPLGTVATWLARGRRLLAETVGE; translated from the coding sequence ATGACACCAAACATCCCCGGCCCGAAGGCGACGCCCCGAACGGCGGCCGTCTCACCGGAGGAGACAGCTTCGCTACGACAGATCGTCGTGGCGGTGGTGGCGTGTGTCCTCGGCGAACGCCGGGATCACCCGGACGTCGAGGATTGCACGCACGAGGCGCTCTCCCGCGCGCTCGAAGGCAAGAGCCGACTGCGCGACGGAGAGCCGCTCCGACCGTGGGTGATCGGCATCGCGCGGCACGTGGCGCTCGACGCGCTGCGGAGCCGCAAGCGCACGCGGCGGGTGGAGGCGCGGATGGAGTCTGCATCCGCGTCCGAGGACACCACGACGGCCTGGCTCGACCTGGTGCCGGACCCTTCGCCGGGTCCGGAGGAGCGCACGGCGAGCGCCGAGCGAGCGACCCGACTGGAGCGGGCGCTCGGCACGTTGCCCGAGGAGCAGCGGCGCGCGCTGGTGATGTTCCACGTCGAGGGGCTCGGATACCAGGATATTTGCAAGCGCCTCGGCGTCCCGCTCGGGACCGTGGCGACGTGGCTCGCGCGCGGCCGGCGGCTGCTCGCGGAGACGGTCGGCGAATGA
- a CDS encoding protein kinase domain-containing protein — protein MPAPFVPELFGDFLLVQLLSRRARSDVLVAVRLGDRSGQTFVVKRPVLGERASGRAAQAIQREGEVLAEVRASALPALAARGELAGLPYVAIEHVRGAPLDEVTSGEPPMPEGAVRAVALDVARALAALHEKGWVHGDLAASNVMIDETGEAKLVDLGLARRAGEARAEVAGTPGYLAPEAALPGEASAASDVYGWAVVVAECALGRRIFPEDDLASAGARGEPPRDLAAWDARVPGLVAALARDPARRPTSASIVQGLSALALDREALAARVAAHHARAPEEPTALAPLVVPEARGSSERPALAAAAPAPAPAPPPPPPPPPPPPPPAPPPRRPSNVYLPVALGAVLLFVMGQVSARVMVRNQRGSVSLAAVAGRRAQVEVDGQKVVLPADGRLELRPGEHTVVVVLPKGARREYTFRMRPNEQVVLVSPKKAGNKDDEEAEEREP, from the coding sequence GTGCCCGCGCCGTTCGTGCCCGAGCTCTTCGGCGACTTCCTCCTCGTGCAGCTCCTCTCGCGGCGCGCGCGGTCGGACGTGCTCGTCGCCGTCCGGCTCGGCGACCGGAGCGGGCAGACGTTCGTGGTGAAGCGGCCCGTGCTGGGCGAACGCGCCTCGGGCCGCGCCGCGCAGGCCATCCAGCGCGAAGGCGAGGTGCTCGCCGAGGTGCGCGCCTCGGCCCTGCCCGCCCTCGCGGCGCGCGGCGAGCTCGCGGGCCTGCCGTACGTGGCCATCGAACACGTGCGCGGGGCGCCGCTCGACGAGGTCACGAGCGGGGAGCCGCCGATGCCCGAGGGCGCGGTGCGCGCGGTGGCGCTCGACGTCGCGCGGGCGCTCGCGGCGCTGCACGAGAAGGGCTGGGTGCACGGCGACCTCGCGGCCTCGAACGTGATGATCGACGAGACCGGCGAGGCGAAGCTCGTCGACCTCGGCCTCGCGCGGCGCGCGGGCGAGGCGCGGGCCGAGGTCGCGGGGACGCCGGGTTATCTGGCCCCGGAGGCGGCGCTGCCCGGCGAGGCGAGCGCCGCGAGTGACGTCTACGGCTGGGCGGTGGTGGTCGCCGAGTGCGCGCTCGGGCGGCGCATCTTCCCGGAGGACGACCTCGCCTCGGCCGGCGCGCGTGGCGAGCCTCCGCGGGACCTCGCGGCGTGGGACGCGCGCGTGCCGGGCCTCGTCGCGGCGCTCGCGCGGGACCCGGCGCGCAGGCCCACGAGCGCGTCGATCGTGCAGGGCCTCTCGGCGCTCGCGCTCGATCGGGAGGCCCTCGCCGCGCGTGTCGCGGCGCATCACGCGCGCGCCCCCGAGGAGCCAACGGCGCTCGCGCCGCTCGTGGTACCCGAGGCGCGTGGTTCGTCCGAAAGACCCGCGCTCGCCGCGGCGGCCCCCGCGCCCGCGCCCGCGCCGCCCCCCCCGCCCCCCCCGCCCCCCCCGCCCCCCCCGCCCGCGCCGCCGCCGAGGCGCCCCTCGAACGTGTATTTGCCCGTCGCCCTCGGCGCCGTGCTCCTCTTCGTGATGGGGCAGGTCTCGGCGCGCGTGATGGTGCGCAATCAGCGGGGCTCGGTCTCGCTCGCGGCCGTCGCAGGTCGGCGCGCGCAGGTCGAGGTCGACGGGCAGAAGGTTGTCTTGCCCGCTGATGGAAGGCTCGAGCTCCGGCCGGGGGAGCACACGGTCGTCGTCGTGCTTCCGAAGGGCGCGCGGCGCGAGTACACCTTCCGGATGCGCCCGAACGAGCAGGTGGTGCTCGTGTCCCCGAAGAAGGCGGGCAACAAGGACGACGAGGAGGCAGAGGAGCGCGAGCCATGA
- a CDS encoding molybdopterin-dependent oxidoreductase translates to MLPEQRKTVCPYCGVGCGLVATTDGKRVLKLVGDPEHPANLGRLCLKGALAAQTLVAPSRLRHALVRGADGSLVPTTPEEAVGEIATRLGRILAEHGPSAVAVYLSGQLTTEAQYLGNKLGKGFLRTNHVDSNSRLCMASAAAGMTLSLGADGPPLTFADIEEADAFVFIGSNAADCHPVAFDRVQRRMKTSGARAIVVDPRRTKTAAQGTMHLAVRPGTDIALLNGWLRLCVEMGAIDEAFIAAHTEGWDELRGMLDEYEPARVAAICGISEGEIRASAEIIAKTERLISFWTMGVNQTTLGTFTTNTIINLHLATGRIGKPGAGPFSLTGQPNAMGGRDMGYMSHGLPGQRKVLDEAHRAEVEALWGLPAGSIGEAPGHDAVAMFEAMERGEIRAIWIIGTNPAASMPNLPVVRRGLERAELVIVQDAFYPTETTRFAHVVLPGALNLEQEGTFTNSDRTISLLERVAEPPGDARPDWQWVRDVARAMGFGASFDFDAAGDIFREMAMMTRGRPNDQTGVDYEILRAEGPQRWPHPHAGAPRALHEGHVFATPSGKAQFFARPYVPPEEQPDARYPLVLTTGRVEAHWHTRTKTGTVERLNRIDPAPYLAMNPEDARELGLAEGARVLVKSRRGEAKTVVRVTRDIGPGVVFMPMHWNDLWEVGASVNEVTTSETDPLSKEPALKRCAVSVERLG, encoded by the coding sequence GTGTTACCCGAGCAGCGCAAGACCGTCTGCCCTTATTGCGGAGTCGGATGCGGGCTCGTGGCCACGACGGACGGCAAGCGTGTCCTCAAGCTCGTCGGTGACCCCGAGCACCCCGCGAACCTCGGCCGCCTCTGCTTGAAGGGCGCCCTCGCCGCGCAGACCCTCGTCGCGCCCTCGCGGCTCCGCCACGCCTTGGTTCGTGGCGCGGACGGGTCCCTCGTCCCGACGACGCCGGAGGAGGCCGTGGGCGAGATCGCGACGCGGCTCGGGCGGATCCTCGCGGAGCATGGCCCCTCCGCGGTCGCGGTCTACCTCTCCGGGCAGCTCACGACCGAGGCGCAGTACCTCGGCAACAAGCTCGGCAAGGGGTTCCTCCGGACGAACCACGTCGATTCGAACAGCCGCCTCTGCATGGCGAGCGCTGCGGCGGGGATGACGCTCTCGCTCGGCGCGGACGGGCCGCCGCTCACGTTCGCCGACATCGAGGAGGCCGACGCGTTCGTGTTCATCGGTTCGAACGCGGCCGATTGTCACCCCGTCGCGTTCGATCGGGTCCAGCGGCGCATGAAGACCTCGGGCGCGCGCGCGATCGTCGTCGATCCGCGCCGCACGAAGACGGCCGCGCAGGGGACGATGCACCTCGCCGTCCGTCCCGGGACGGACATCGCGCTCCTGAATGGCTGGTTGCGTCTCTGCGTGGAGATGGGCGCGATCGACGAGGCGTTCATCGCCGCGCACACGGAGGGCTGGGACGAGCTCCGGGGGATGCTCGACGAATACGAGCCCGCGCGTGTCGCTGCGATCTGCGGGATCAGCGAGGGAGAGATCCGCGCGTCGGCCGAGATCATCGCGAAGACCGAGCGGCTCATCTCGTTCTGGACGATGGGCGTGAACCAGACGACGCTCGGCACCTTCACGACGAACACGATCATCAACCTGCACCTCGCGACGGGCCGGATCGGCAAGCCGGGGGCGGGTCCGTTCAGTTTGACGGGACAACCCAATGCGATGGGCGGCCGGGACATGGGGTACATGAGCCACGGCCTGCCCGGGCAGCGAAAGGTGCTCGACGAGGCGCACCGGGCGGAGGTGGAGGCGCTCTGGGGGCTGCCGGCGGGGTCGATCGGCGAGGCGCCGGGGCACGACGCGGTCGCGATGTTCGAAGCAATGGAGCGCGGCGAGATCCGCGCGATCTGGATCATCGGGACGAACCCGGCGGCGAGCATGCCGAATTTGCCCGTGGTGCGGCGGGGGCTCGAGCGGGCGGAGCTCGTGATCGTGCAGGACGCGTTTTATCCCACGGAGACGACGCGGTTCGCCCACGTGGTCTTGCCGGGCGCGTTGAACCTGGAGCAGGAGGGGACGTTCACGAACAGCGATCGGACGATCTCGCTGCTCGAGCGCGTGGCGGAGCCGCCGGGCGACGCGCGGCCGGACTGGCAATGGGTGCGGGACGTCGCGCGGGCGATGGGCTTCGGCGCGTCGTTCGATTTCGACGCGGCGGGCGACATTTTCCGGGAAATGGCGATGATGACCCGGGGCCGGCCGAACGATCAGACGGGCGTCGATTACGAGATCCTGCGCGCAGAGGGCCCGCAGCGCTGGCCGCATCCGCACGCGGGGGCGCCGCGGGCGCTGCACGAGGGGCACGTCTTCGCGACGCCTTCCGGGAAGGCGCAATTCTTCGCGCGGCCGTACGTGCCGCCGGAGGAGCAGCCGGACGCGCGATATCCGCTGGTGCTGACGACGGGGCGGGTGGAGGCGCACTGGCACACGCGCACGAAGACGGGCACGGTGGAGCGATTGAACCGGATCGATCCGGCGCCGTACCTGGCGATGAACCCGGAGGACGCGCGGGAGCTCGGGCTCGCCGAGGGGGCGCGGGTGCTCGTGAAGAGCCGCCGCGGCGAGGCGAAGACGGTGGTCCGCGTGACGCGGGACATCGGCCCGGGCGTGGTGTTCATGCCGATGCATTGGAACGACCTGTGGGAGGTCGGAGCATCGGTGAACGAGGTGACGACGTCCGAGACCGATCCGCTCAGCAAGGAGCCGGCGCTCAAGCGGTGCGCGGTCTCGGTGGAGCGGCTCGGCTAG
- a CDS encoding L,D-transpeptidase, which translates to MKLEGRALPLVLLLTPACSPAPEPTYEGKYRHEQERVVPPTGREIEQWKEDIKLEEWQEWNRRKKEGTTPFNKAKATPAPEGEPAFHFTSAKTDPKPESKTTPNDLPRIGAIADQAYIYKKPAPEGLPLGYVRMGTSVALLSSEPVEGKKCPRGYYKVAPRGYICLDPRKTTLDLNDPYYRALAELAPREDAVMPYRYAFSNGAPMYSRVPTKAEQEKAERSYGPPGTFVQLAEWSRGHEELISRDEKDKIRATDPVFSIFANGKRSVGGNGAYDPSRLVWRVIPNGSMLAYARAFEAEGRTWLVTPDLMLVPADRMRPFRRTTFHGVRLGGDVRLPLAWNRKHEPIPRFTRGEDGKMVPSGQTIPSKGYVQVEGRVVAGKKAYLALRNEPGAFVLAESVTVTRAPKKLPRSVKPGEKWIEVKINPGTLTAYEGDKPVYATLFSPGKGGAPIPGYDPYVHSMTKTGVFPIEWKDRVAVMSPDKEWPPKKLWISEVPNIQYLRAPLAMHVAYWHEDFGNPKSAECVNVSPEDGHFLFQWTEPALPEGWGGVRPGDGNGKSTQVVITAL; encoded by the coding sequence ATGAAGCTCGAAGGCCGCGCCCTTCCGCTCGTCCTCCTCCTGACCCCCGCTTGCTCCCCTGCCCCCGAGCCCACCTACGAGGGCAAATACCGGCACGAGCAGGAGCGAGTGGTGCCGCCCACGGGGCGCGAGATCGAGCAGTGGAAAGAGGACATCAAGCTCGAGGAATGGCAGGAGTGGAACAGGCGCAAAAAGGAGGGGACCACGCCCTTCAACAAGGCCAAGGCCACGCCCGCGCCCGAAGGCGAACCCGCGTTCCACTTCACGTCCGCCAAGACCGACCCGAAGCCCGAGAGCAAAACCACGCCAAACGATTTGCCGCGCATCGGCGCCATCGCGGATCAGGCCTACATCTACAAAAAACCCGCGCCCGAGGGCCTGCCGCTCGGCTACGTCCGCATGGGCACGAGCGTCGCGCTCCTCTCGAGCGAGCCCGTGGAGGGGAAAAAATGCCCCCGGGGTTATTACAAGGTCGCCCCCCGCGGCTACATCTGCCTCGATCCGCGCAAGACCACGCTCGACCTGAATGACCCTTATTATCGCGCCCTCGCCGAGCTCGCGCCCCGCGAGGACGCCGTCATGCCGTATCGATATGCCTTCTCGAACGGCGCGCCCATGTACAGCCGCGTCCCCACGAAGGCCGAGCAGGAGAAGGCCGAGCGGAGCTACGGGCCGCCGGGCACGTTCGTGCAGCTCGCCGAGTGGTCGCGCGGGCACGAGGAGCTCATCAGCAGAGACGAGAAGGACAAGATCCGCGCGACCGACCCCGTCTTCTCCATCTTCGCGAATGGAAAACGCTCGGTCGGCGGCAATGGCGCCTACGACCCCTCCCGGCTCGTCTGGCGCGTCATCCCGAACGGCTCGATGCTCGCCTACGCCCGCGCCTTCGAGGCCGAGGGCCGCACCTGGCTCGTCACGCCCGACCTCATGCTCGTCCCCGCCGACCGCATGCGCCCCTTCCGCCGCACCACCTTCCACGGCGTGCGCCTCGGCGGCGACGTCCGCCTCCCGCTCGCCTGGAACCGCAAGCACGAGCCCATCCCGCGCTTCACCCGCGGCGAGGACGGCAAGATGGTTCCTTCCGGACAAACCATTCCGTCGAAGGGATACGTGCAGGTCGAAGGGCGCGTCGTCGCCGGCAAGAAGGCCTACCTCGCGCTACGGAACGAGCCCGGCGCCTTCGTCCTCGCGGAGAGCGTCACCGTCACGCGGGCGCCGAAGAAGCTCCCGCGCTCGGTGAAGCCCGGCGAGAAATGGATCGAGGTCAAGATCAACCCCGGCACGCTCACGGCCTACGAGGGCGACAAACCCGTCTACGCGACCCTCTTCTCCCCCGGCAAGGGCGGCGCCCCCATCCCCGGCTACGATCCGTACGTCCATTCGATGACGAAGACCGGCGTCTTCCCGATCGAATGGAAGGACCGGGTCGCCGTGATGTCACCGGACAAGGAGTGGCCCCCGAAGAAGCTCTGGATCTCGGAGGTCCCGAACATCCAGTACCTCCGGGCCCCGCTCGCGATGCACGTGGCCTACTGGCACGAAGATTTCGGCAACCCGAAGAGCGCCGAGTGCGTGAACGTCTCCCCCGAGGACGGCCATTTTCTCTTCCAGTGGACCGAGCCCGCCCTGCCCGAAGGCTGGGGCGGCGTGAGGCCCGGCGACGGAAATGGGAAATCCACGCAGGTCGTGATCACGGCGCTCTAG
- a CDS encoding sigma 54-interacting transcriptional regulator: protein MSDGERGTKVLGSAPAGSGGRRPVTEVIDATSGPSVRRIRKLRVVVVDAPDARDVGAAHVFAQDEVRVGSSPDVDVALRDPAVSREHLAVRLGPHGFSLTDFGSTNGTFVGDLRIERVAITDDTLVRLGNSVLRLEPLAETVEQEISPRARFGRMLGASPAMREMFALLERVAASDLTVLLEGETGTGKELAAEGLHEASARAGAFVAVNCGAIPRELLESELFGHEKGAFTGAVRERQGAFVAADRGTIFLDEVGELPLDMQAKLLRALERREVKAVGSDRSRSVDVRIVAATNRSLAREVQAGRFRQDLYYRLAVVIVRVPPLRTRIEDLRLLVDHIQDELARRRAASGLPPCARLDETAIAMLSRYDFPGNVRELRNIVERWAVLGAFAAPGEPAVSPRAEERKAEAPPNPEAPKETAQASGVEANLLKLPYHEAKDAWVERFERAYVEAILAQSGGNVSRAAREAGVDRRHLQRLMARFGIRATSE from the coding sequence ATGAGCGACGGCGAGAGAGGGACGAAAGTGCTCGGCAGCGCCCCCGCCGGGTCGGGTGGACGGCGGCCCGTGACCGAGGTGATCGACGCGACGAGCGGCCCCTCCGTGCGCCGCATCCGCAAGCTGCGCGTCGTCGTGGTCGACGCGCCCGACGCGCGTGACGTGGGCGCCGCGCACGTCTTCGCGCAGGACGAGGTCCGCGTGGGCAGTAGCCCCGACGTCGACGTGGCCCTGCGCGACCCGGCCGTCTCGCGCGAGCACCTCGCCGTGCGCCTCGGGCCCCACGGCTTCTCGCTCACGGACTTCGGCTCCACGAACGGCACCTTCGTGGGGGACCTGCGCATCGAGCGCGTCGCCATCACCGACGACACGCTCGTGCGCCTCGGCAACAGCGTGCTTCGCCTCGAGCCACTCGCCGAGACGGTGGAGCAGGAGATCAGCCCGCGCGCGCGGTTCGGCCGCATGCTCGGCGCGAGCCCGGCGATGCGCGAGATGTTCGCGTTGCTCGAGCGCGTGGCCGCCAGCGACCTGACCGTGCTGCTCGAAGGCGAGACGGGCACGGGCAAGGAGCTCGCGGCCGAGGGGCTGCACGAGGCGAGCGCGCGCGCGGGCGCGTTCGTCGCGGTGAACTGCGGGGCGATCCCGCGGGAGCTCCTCGAGAGTGAGCTCTTCGGCCACGAGAAGGGCGCGTTCACGGGCGCGGTGCGGGAGCGGCAGGGGGCGTTCGTGGCGGCGGATCGGGGGACGATCTTCCTCGACGAGGTCGGCGAGCTGCCGCTCGACATGCAGGCGAAGCTCTTGCGCGCGCTCGAGCGGCGCGAGGTCAAGGCCGTGGGCTCGGATCGCTCACGCTCGGTCGACGTGCGGATCGTGGCGGCGACGAACCGCTCGCTCGCGCGTGAGGTGCAGGCGGGGCGGTTCCGGCAGGACCTCTACTATCGCCTCGCCGTGGTGATCGTGCGGGTGCCGCCCTTGCGGACGCGGATCGAGGATCTGCGGCTGCTCGTGGATCACATCCAGGACGAGCTCGCGCGGCGGCGCGCGGCGTCGGGCCTGCCGCCGTGCGCGCGGCTCGACGAGACGGCGATCGCGATGCTGTCGCGTTACGATTTTCCCGGCAACGTGCGGGAACTCCGCAACATCGTGGAGCGCTGGGCCGTGCTCGGCGCCTTCGCCGCGCCGGGCGAGCCCGCGGTGAGCCCGCGGGCCGAGGAGCGCAAGGCCGAGGCCCCGCCGAACCCCGAGGCGCCGAAGGAGACGGCGCAGGCGAGCGGCGTCGAGGCGAACCTGCTCAAGCTGCCGTATCACGAGGCGAAGGACGCCTGGGTCGAGCGCTTCGAGCGGGCCTACGTGGAGGCGATCCTCGCGCAATCGGGCGGCAACGTGTCCCGGGCGGCGCGCGAGGCGGGCGTCGACCGGAGGCACCTGCAGCGATTGATGGCCCGGTTCGGGATCCGGGCGACGAGCGAATGA
- a CDS encoding AgmX/PglI C-terminal domain-containing protein, giving the protein MRRPRPLVAAHVLLLFAGVSGCLAAPDEADDPQATLAATRGAPAILETASAMAEDHFVEEESKAETLLAPRGFGTVTGRLPGTSTVVPGVRLRAHAVRVIIRDGFARTEIEEELANDTNTVLEGRYVFPLPPDASLSRLALWVGDELVEGEMVERARAARIFQGIVDDTVRPRDPALLEWTQNSSFSLKIFPMPARGSRKVILAYDEVLPVTNGVARYTYPLSLGEDRAVRMDDFRVHVTVEDAGGAAAEAKVLGHAASLRTTEGRLEADFQAESFVPDADFVLEFPRPEAPVLPVAVEGGEGGAPGFFAVRVPVPTPAAESVLAPRDEKVIVLDASHGVTREGLSAEVAVAEVILRRLREDERFVVLLCDSDCVSYPERGLARKSDASLAEASRFLHERAPEGASDLASALVSGLARVETKARGQVVYLGDGAPSAGELKVDSIAARVRPALVDKQAELRLFGAGPSIDELVLGGLAEELSASYERLAAGSGSLAQRAHTLAKGLDVPLLVHAKLELPAGFDDVFPRKLPALRAGEEVVLVGRMAGAPSAESADVVLRGEFDGMEVMEARRLVFAAAPGADRKVLARRWATARIRELGRTSDDAAAKETVALSQQYHVQSRLTSLLVLENDRMFAAFGIPRTQGKTGLSTAVEPGRGGWGDSVGDSFGAGGLGLSGIGEGGGGLGQGFGASHGRIGTLGGGAAAPSWNGSPAVRMGAASVSGRLPPEIIQRIVRRNFGRFRLCYERGLRTNPDLSGRVAVRFVIGRDGSVVNVANGGSDLPNAEVVTCVVRAFQGLSFPQPEGGIVTVNYPILFSPSGGSSLARASRPASRWGASSWIGKGDEAWRGAGKDALAKLEKASREAPESRRAREAWITSLLARGRFEAALREASKYIELDPDRARAHELHAEAAAALGEDTAALVALDNQAELDPSNAAAHRRAARAFEASGDERRACAHFRSYAELRPADANGTYDALRCRARVLGERNVVLAAIAAATNPSKRLVSLREALEKGEAPAHAAGEPAGERISAKLTCAEGVEGCPRVVMIDPAGRVATPIVPGTGRSGASWVTANASSGTYRVLVTGGLAATRGELVVRLDDTIKRFEVRGGQGARTAAVVSVAP; this is encoded by the coding sequence ATGCGCCGTCCTCGCCCCCTCGTCGCCGCCCACGTCCTCTTGCTCTTCGCGGGCGTCTCCGGATGCCTCGCCGCGCCCGACGAGGCCGACGACCCGCAGGCCACCCTCGCCGCGACCCGCGGCGCCCCTGCCATTCTCGAGACGGCCTCCGCCATGGCCGAGGACCATTTCGTCGAGGAAGAATCCAAAGCAGAGACCCTCCTCGCGCCCCGCGGCTTCGGCACGGTGACGGGCCGCCTCCCGGGGACGAGCACCGTCGTCCCGGGCGTGCGCCTGCGCGCCCACGCCGTGCGCGTGATCATTCGTGACGGATTCGCGCGCACCGAGATCGAGGAGGAGCTCGCGAACGACACGAACACCGTCCTCGAAGGCCGCTACGTCTTCCCGCTCCCGCCGGACGCGAGCTTGTCGCGCCTCGCGCTCTGGGTGGGCGACGAGCTCGTCGAGGGCGAGATGGTCGAGCGCGCGCGGGCGGCCCGCATCTTCCAGGGCATCGTCGACGACACCGTGCGCCCGCGCGACCCGGCGCTGCTCGAATGGACGCAGAACAGCTCCTTCTCGCTGAAGATCTTCCCGATGCCGGCGCGCGGCAGCCGCAAGGTGATCCTCGCCTACGACGAGGTCCTGCCCGTGACGAACGGCGTCGCGCGGTACACGTATCCGCTCTCGCTCGGCGAGGATCGGGCCGTTCGAATGGACGATTTCCGCGTCCACGTCACGGTGGAGGACGCGGGCGGCGCCGCGGCCGAGGCGAAGGTCCTCGGGCACGCGGCCTCGCTCCGCACCACGGAGGGCCGCCTCGAGGCCGATTTCCAGGCCGAGTCGTTCGTCCCCGACGCCGATTTCGTCCTCGAATTCCCGCGGCCCGAGGCGCCCGTCCTCCCCGTCGCGGTCGAGGGCGGCGAGGGGGGGGCCCCCGGGTTTTTCGCGGTACGTGTGCCCGTCCCGACGCCGGCCGCCGAGAGCGTGCTCGCGCCGCGTGACGAGAAGGTAATCGTCCTCGACGCGAGCCACGGCGTGACGCGCGAGGGCCTCTCCGCCGAGGTCGCCGTCGCCGAGGTGATCTTGCGTCGATTGCGGGAAGACGAGCGCTTCGTGGTCCTGCTTTGCGACAGCGATTGTGTCTCCTATCCCGAGCGGGGCCTCGCCAGGAAGAGCGACGCCTCCCTCGCCGAGGCCTCTCGATTCCTGCACGAGCGCGCGCCCGAGGGCGCCTCCGACCTCGCCTCGGCGCTCGTCTCCGGCCTCGCGCGGGTCGAGACGAAGGCGCGCGGACAGGTCGTGTATCTCGGCGACGGCGCGCCCTCCGCGGGCGAATTGAAGGTCGATTCGATCGCCGCGCGGGTCCGCCCGGCGCTCGTGGACAAACAGGCCGAGCTCCGCCTGTTCGGCGCGGGTCCGTCCATTGACGAGCTCGTGCTCGGCGGCCTCGCGGAGGAGCTCTCGGCCTCGTACGAGCGGCTCGCGGCAGGCAGCGGATCGCTCGCGCAACGCGCGCATACCCTCGCGAAGGGCCTCGACGTGCCGCTCCTCGTGCATGCGAAGCTCGAGCTGCCGGCGGGGTTCGACGACGTCTTTCCGCGCAAGCTCCCGGCTCTGCGCGCCGGCGAGGAGGTGGTCCTCGTGGGTCGAATGGCCGGGGCGCCCTCGGCCGAGAGCGCCGACGTGGTGCTCCGGGGCGAATTCGACGGCATGGAGGTCATGGAAGCGCGGAGGCTCGTATTCGCCGCGGCGCCCGGCGCCGATCGGAAGGTCCTCGCGCGGCGCTGGGCCACGGCGCGGATTCGCGAGCTCGGGCGGACCTCGGACGACGCCGCCGCCAAGGAGACCGTCGCGCTCTCCCAGCAATACCACGTGCAGAGCCGCCTCACGTCGCTGCTCGTCCTGGAGAACGACCGCATGTTCGCCGCGTTCGGCATTCCGCGCACGCAGGGCAAGACGGGCCTCTCCACCGCGGTCGAGCCGGGCCGCGGGGGATGGGGCGACTCGGTCGGCGATTCGTTCGGCGCCGGCGGGCTCGGTTTGTCCGGGATTGGCGAGGGCGGGGGCGGGCTCGGGCAAGGGTTTGGCGCGAGTCACGGGAGGATCGGGACCCTCGGCGGCGGAGCGGCGGCTCCGTCGTGGAACGGGAGCCCGGCCGTGCGTATGGGCGCGGCGAGCGTGAGCGGGAGGCTCCCGCCCGAGATCATCCAGCGTATCGTGCGCCGGAACTTCGGGCGATTCCGCCTCTGCTACGAGCGTGGGCTGCGGACGAACCCCGACCTCTCGGGGCGCGTCGCCGTCCGGTTCGTCATTGGCCGTGACGGCTCGGTCGTGAACGTGGCCAATGGCGGCAGCGATCTGCCGAACGCGGAGGTCGTCACCTGCGTGGTCCGCGCCTTCCAGGGCCTCTCGTTCCCCCAGCCGGAGGGCGGGATCGTGACCGTGAATTACCCGATCCTGTTCTCGCCCAGCGGCGGCTCGTCGTTGGCGCGCGCCTCTCGTCCGGCGTCCAGGTGGGGCGCCTCCTCCTGGATCGGCAAAGGCGACGAGGCGTGGCGCGGCGCGGGCAAGGACGCGCTCGCGAAGCTCGAGAAGGCGAGCCGCGAGGCGCCGGAGAGCCGCCGGGCGCGCGAGGCGTGGATCACGAGCCTGCTCGCGCGAGGTCGATTCGAGGCGGCGCTCCGCGAGGCCTCGAAATACATCGAGCTCGACCCCGACCGCGCCCGCGCCCACGAGCTCCACGCGGAGGCCGCCGCGGCGCTCGGCGAGGACACAGCCGCGCTCGTCGCGCTCGACAATCAGGCGGAGCTCGATCCGTCGAATGCCGCCGCCCACAGGCGCGCGGCGCGGGCCTTCGAGGCGTCGGGCGACGAGCGCCGGGCCTGCGCCCATTTCCGCTCGTATGCCGAGCTCCGCCCGGCCGACGCGAACGGCACGTACGACGCGCTCCGCTGCCGCGCGCGGGTCCTCGGCGAGCGTAACGTCGTGCTCGCGGCGATCGCGGCCGCGACAAACCCGAGCAAGCGCCTCGTGTCCCTGCGGGAGGCCCTCGAAAAGGGCGAGGCGCCGGCCCACGCGGCGGGCGAGCCCGCGGGCGAACGGATCTCGGCGAAGCTCACGTGCGCCGAGGGCGTCGAGGGGTGTCCGCGCGTCGTCATGATCGACCCGGCGGGCCGCGTCGCGACGCCGATCGTGCCGGGGACGGGCCGCTCGGGCGCGTCGTGGGTCACGGCGAATGCGTCGAGCGGGACGTACCGCGTCCTCGTCACCGGAGGCCTTGCGGCCACGCGGGGAGAGCTCGTGGTTCGTCTGGACGATACAATCAAGAGGTTCGAGGTGCGCGGCGGGCAGGGCGCGCGGACGGCGGCGGTGGTCTCCGTGGCGCCCTGA